A single region of the Epinephelus fuscoguttatus linkage group LG14, E.fuscoguttatus.final_Chr_v1 genome encodes:
- the LOC125900563 gene encoding zinc finger MYM-type protein 4-like isoform X2 has protein sequence MADSEEFRLKRLKHEEHLSRVFDEVMGLGEFADSSRGSASSTRSGGQDETKGVDETSGQGENQPVEEEDSNGSRQEEKMDEEIGESSLPPISSPASVRRSSFTMSTTEGGGGGGSGGAAFDDALDGLPSYGPEEEEEEDWHFALPMGTLEDVSVGKTKGKTGLPGAGNNTTREEPFPQEEEREASSGSANTSHSSQDHTPENSRDGGTLTQTEETEDSQQGERSEAAPTEDSNPPLPASINIKDEPIDEGYDAALLPQSSIRQIKEELEHQEEELRISSVYSVGGGNAFAPPTIGSVGRINILLGGMNNFVNFTENLQEKAEMRAACHTLPAAVPAPPPAAIFIPGRGAVLQAMTPLPLRPPAPIPSTLPALIPAPPRPPPPAVPGSVRCSGCSKVLLKGQTAFQRKGSTQLFCSTVCLTGHLPPANKNRSCFQCNREILQPRDMITIPEEGTYVNFCGQFCLSVFRHKKKQTDKGPDKWTDKRLEKKPEKPPEKQVERQAPEKPFCSVCRVSNRQIEHEVTHQGRLHRLCSNACFVTWRKMRQLAMNCCEGCGLYCNSNSGSCHTLTIERSQLNFCGPTCINTYKQTCRKLVSCACCHKMAIASSTIMERDQRGKVQLYCSSACVEQSRPPRHVLMGAAFPCCQCRVSAVPQYHLAMVDGTIRNFCSYDCVTIYRKSGNTSQPDMTNGTSALKDSSHRDAPKQGPSAGASSVPPIPQDYPSSVPYPGHHPSHSSVPPLVPPYPAISSPSVPGQAQARAPADKPQKPAEGGTSDNSKLTCHQCSNQFSMKPLLFSHQGRISMFCGRKCCEHYKTQKNILIQCECCKQEKVHFDTISYNQQDLVFCSESCKLLFKHDLTSRNKDHPWRPCTYCSGIGQKMLHSHYGGRMEEFCRPHCMSQYTVLYYGMGRCDSCRKQGYMTEKLQCLGSVRNFCNMTCLLQYCNVHFETSQHSSSNGTGTAPQTPYAPTQPHHSSKMNPVIADVVSLANGSATQPSVTADTAFTGALPTTDGKNLDHASTQTDAMRVPVPRRRQMKNKSVLCRPFTMDQESMCQISTSSTETAAQPLPSVSSSAGEEKVKVIMVPVPVPVFIPVPMNMYSQHTPVPMAMPLPVPVPMIVPPQSKDMIDAAVQSEPLALEEEKQKDGPVSSTDQSSSNSGDMKSEVVTPISCENEETQKAVQADLPLTVSSERSTESADPQLDTKPEETTTTSDPPTTSAEDQPPSSPMMDLETDFPSEPLDQKPPAPQRGVKRPRDVFSSRKRSRRRTVLNRTAVVTPAPAKLNHLYGVKAWRSWVQQRNKHQKESNIVDIKEDVLQCDSAELSFALSCFIREVRRPNGETYSPDSIFYLCLGIQQYLFMKGRIENIFTDALYSQFATNISGMLRLWKPKPQTSGGAVSSRVVESYLWECKQLGAYSPIVLLNTLLFFCTKTFGFTTLAQHQSLSFTNFTLHSKPCSRAGKVHYLRYQRSSAGTPHAERLRKKQGEEEVDLEMLENVANPLHCPVRLYEFYLSRCPESVKKRTDLFFLQPEQNVHTHSSHWYTSQPLESTTLQSMLSRIMAVREVHQELEKTQLQSSAAGGDDSLQ, from the exons ATGGCGGACTCGGAGGAATTTAGACTTAAACGATTAAAG CATGAGGAGCACCTGTCCAGAGTTTTTGATGAAGTAATGGGGCTTGGAGAATTTGCTGACTCCTCTAGGGGCTCTGCCAGCTCTACCAGGAGTGGAGGTCAGGACGAGACAAAGGGAGTAGACGAAACCTCAGGACAAGGGGAGAACCAACCGGTAGAAGAAGAGGACAGCAACGGCAGCAGACAAGAAGAGAAGATGGATGAGGAGATTGGAGAGTCATCCCTTCCTCCCATTTCCTCCCCTGCATCTGTCCGACGCTCCTCGTTTACCATGAGTACaactgaaggaggaggagggggaggaagtggaggggCAGCATTTGATGATGCGTTGGATGGCCTTCCTTCGTATGggccagaagaagaagaagaggaagactgGCACTTCGCCCTGCCGATGGGCACCCTGGAGGATGTTAGTGTGGgtaagacaaaaggaaaaacaggCCTACCAGGAGCAGGGAACAACACAACTCGAGAGGAGCCCTTTCctcaggaggaagagagggaagcGAGCAGTGGGTCCGCTAACACCTCCCACTCCTCACAGGACCACACACCTGAAAACAGCCGAG ATGGAGGCACCCTGACCCagacagaggagacagaagaCAGCCAACAGGGAGAG AGGTCGGAGGCAGCTCCAACGGAGGACAGTAATCCCCCACTGCCTGCTAGTATCAATATTAAAGATGAGCCCATTGATGAGGGTTATGATGCTGCTTTACTGCCTCAGAGCTCCATCAGACAGATCAAAGAGGAGCTGGAGCATCAGGAG GAAGAGCTGAGGATCAGCTCTGTCTACTCTGTAGGTGGAGGAAACGCGTTTGCACCCCCTACCA TTGGATCAGTTGGCAGGATAAATATCCTGCTTGGAGGGATGAACAACTTTGTCAACTTTACTGAAAACCTGCAGGAGAAAGCTGAAATGAGGGCGGCTTGTCACACAT TGCCAGCAGCAGTCCCAGCTCCCCCTCCAGCAGCCATTTTCATCCCAGGTAGAGGAGCTGTCCTACAAGCCATGACTCCCCTCCCTCTCAGACCACCAGCTCCAATCCCAAGTACTCTACCAGCTCTGATACCAGCGCCCCCACGCCCGCCTCCACCCGCAGTTCCCGGTAGTGTTCGCTGCAGTGGCTGCTCTAAG GTTCTGCTGAAAGGCCAAACGGCATTCCAAAGAAAAGGTTCGACGCAGCTCTTCTGCTCCACGGTCTGTCTTACTGGCCATCTGCCTCCAGCCAACAAGAACCGATCTTGTTTCCAGTGCAACAG GGAGATTCTTCAGCCCAGGGACATGATCACGATTCCAGAAGAGGGCACCTACGTTAACTTCTGTGGCCAGTTCTGTCTGTCCGTATTTCGACACAAGAAGAAACAGACTGATAAGGGTCCTGATAAATGGACTGACAAACGACTGGAGAAGAAACCTGAGAAGCCGCCTGAGAAACAAGTGGAGCGACAAGCTCCTGAAAAGCCCTTTTGCAGTGTCTGCAGAGTGTCTAACAGG CAGATTGAGCACGAGGTCACCCATCAAGGTCGTCTGCACAGACTCTGTAGTAACGCTTGTTTTGTAACATGGCGCAAGATGCGGCAGTTAGCCATGAACTGCTGTGAAGGCTGCGGACTTTACTGTAATAGCAACTCAGGCTCCTGTCACACGCTCACAATTGAAAGATCTCAGCTCAACTTCTGTGGCCCCACCTGTATTAACACTTACAAACAG ACCTGCAGAAAGTTGGTTTCCTGTGCCTGCTGTCACAAAATGGCAATAGCGTCCTCCACCATCATGGAGCGAGACCAAAGGGGCAAAGTCCAGCTTTACTGTTCATCTGCTTGTGTGGAACAGAGTCGACCACCTCGACACGTTCTTATGG GTGCTGCATTCCCCTGCTGCCAGTGCAGGGTGTCGGCTGTTCCTCAGTATCATCTGGCCATGGTGGACGGCACCATTCGTAACTTCTGCTCCTATGACTGCGTTACTATATACAGG aaatctgGAAACACCTCTCAGCCAGACATGACCAATGGAACCTCCGCTTTAAAGGACTCCTCCCACAGAGACGCCCCTAAACAGGGACCCTCAGCTGGAGCCAGCTCAGTCCCTCCCATCCCTCAGGACTACCCATCTTCAGTCCCCTACCCAGGCCACCATCCCAGTCATAGTTCAGTGCCCCCACTGGTGCCTCCCTACCCAGCCATATCCTCCCCCTCTGTCCCAGGGCAGGCCCAGGCCAGAGCACCTGCTGATAAGCCCCAGAAACCTGCAGAGGGCGGAACCAGTGATAACTCCAAGCTGACCTGCCATCAGTGCAGCAATCAGTTCAGCATGAAGCCGCTGCTATTCAGTCACCAA GGTCGTATTTCTATGTTCTGTGGTAGGAAGTGCTGTGAGCACTATAAAACCCAGAAGAATATTCTGATTCAATGTGAGTGCTGTAAACAGGAGAAAGTGCACTTTGACACCATCAGCTACAACCAACAGGACCTGGTCTTCTGCAGTGAAA GCTGTAAGCTGCTTTTCAAACATGACCTGACATCTCGTAACAAGGATCATCCTTGGCGTCCCTGCACCTACTGCTCTGGCATCGGCCAGAAGATGCTCCACAGTCACTATGGAGGCAGGATGGAGGAGTTCTGTAGACCCCACTGCATGTCCCAGTACACTGTACTCTACTATGGG ATGGGTCGATGTGACAGTTGTAGGAAACAGGGCTACATGACTGAGAAGCTGCAATGTTTGGGCTCAGTCCGTAATTTCTGCAACATGACCTGTCTGCTGCAGTACTGCAACGTGCATTTTGAGACAAgccaacacagcagcagtaatGGTACTGGAACGGCCCCACAAACACCATATG CTCCAACACAGCCCCACCACTCCTCAAAGATGAACCCTGTCATAGCTGATGTCGTGTCACTGGCCAATGGCTCTGCCACTCAACCCAGTGTAACAGCAGATACTGCTTTTACTG GAGCACTTCCGACCACTGATGGCAAGAACCTAGACCAT GCCAGTACCCAGACTGATGCCATGCGAGTGCCTGTCCCCCGTCGACGTCAAATGAAGAACAAGTCAGTTCTGTGTCGGCCCTTCACTATGGACCAAGAGAGCATGTGCCAGATATCCACATCTTCCACTGAAACAGCAG CTCAGCCTCTGCCCTCAGTTAGCTCTTcagcaggagaggagaaagtGAAGGTGATAATGGTGCCAGTTCCAGTACCAGTCTTCATTCCAGTGCCTATGAACATGTACTCCCAGCACACACCTGTTCCGATGGCTATGCCTTTGCCT GTTCCAGTACCCATGATCGTACCACCACAGAGCAAGGACATGATAGATGCAGCAGTCCAATCAGAGCCTTTGGCGttagaggaagaaaaacaaaaagatgggCCTGTTTCCAGCACAG ACCAGAGTAGTTCTAACAGTGGAGACATGAAGTCAGAGGTGGTCACTCCcataagctgtgaaaatgaggAGACTCAAAAAGCAGTACAAGCCGACCTGCCGCTTACTGTCAGCTCAGAGAGGAGCACAGAGTCAGCTGATCCTCAACTTGATACGAAGCCAGAGGAGACCACCACGACAAGTGACCCACCTACCACCAGTGCTGAGGATCaacctccctcctctcccatgATGGACTTGGAGACTGACTTCCCGTCCG aacCGTTAGATCAGAAGCCACCTGCACCACAGCGAGGAGTGAAGAGACCCAGGGATGTTTTCTCCAGCCGAAAACGG AGTCGAAGGCGAACCGTGTTGAACCGCACTGCAGTGGTGACTCCAGCCCCCGCCAAACTGAACCACCTGTATGGAGTTAAAGCCTGGAGGAGCTGGGTCCAACAACGAAACAAACACCAGAAAGAAT CCAATATCGTGGATATTAAAGAAGACGTCCTTCAGTGTGACTCCGCTGAGCTGAGCTTTGCTCTGTCCTGCTTCATCAGAGAAGTAAGACGGCCTAATGGAGAGACCTACAGCCCAGACAGCATCTTCTACCTCTGTCTGGGGATAcagcag TACCTGTTCATGAAGGGCCGCATAGAGAACATCTTTACCGATGCGCTGTACAGTCAGTTTGCCACCAACATCAGTGGGATGCTGCGACTCTGGAAACCGAAACCGCAGACTAGTG GTGGTGCTGTTTCCTCCCGTGTTGTGGAGTCCTACCTGTGGGAGTGTAAGCAGCTGGGCGCCTACTCCCCCATAGTGCTGCTCAACACGCTGCTCTTCTTTTGCACCAAGACCTTCGGCTTCACCACGCTGGCACAGCACCAAAGCCTCTCCTTTACCAACTTCACTCTACACTCTAAACCCTGCAGCCGAGCCGGCAAAGTCCACTACCTCCGATACCAGAGAAGCAGTGCTGGCACGCCCCATGCAG AGCGATTGAGAAAAAagcagggagaggaagaggtagACCTGGAGATGCTGGAAAATGTCGCCAACCCTCTACACTGTCCTGTCAGACTCTACGAGTTCTACCTCTCCAGATG CCCTGAGTCGGTGAAGAAGAGAACTGacctgtttttcctgcagcctGAACAGAATGTGCACACTCACAG TTCCCACTGGTACACCTCTCAACCATTAGAGAGCACCACTCTACAGAGCATGCTCTCACGCATCATGGCCGTCAGAGAGGTTCACCAGGAACTCGAAAAAACTCAACTTCAGTCCTCAGCCGCCGGTGGTGATGACAGTTTACAGTGA